From Pandoraea norimbergensis, the proteins below share one genomic window:
- the thiL gene encoding thiamine-phosphate kinase, producing the protein MPTSTPVPLSEFSLIDRFFARATRQGDQVTLGIGDDCALLRPPAGEQLAISTDMLVEGRHFFPDVDPCALGHKTLAVNLSDLAAMGAKPLGFTLALALPDSDPAWLGPFAEGLAALADRYDCPLIGGDTTRGPRNLCVTVFGAVPGAHALRRDAAQPGDDIWVSGTLGDARLALGVLRSEWPLSDADFDQVRRAMDWPEPQITLGMALRGVARAALDISDGLLGDLGHILKRSGVGARINVDALPRSRELAGQSQAIQRLCTLAGGDDYQLCFCADSAQRDRIAAIGNELGMRVTRIGTIALPDARQAPLQLHDDTGAPVAADFKSFDHFQ; encoded by the coding sequence ATGCCTACGTCAACGCCCGTGCCTCTGTCCGAGTTCTCGCTGATCGATCGCTTTTTCGCCCGGGCGACACGTCAGGGGGATCAAGTGACGCTCGGCATCGGCGACGACTGCGCATTGCTGCGTCCGCCGGCGGGCGAGCAACTCGCCATCTCGACGGACATGCTCGTCGAAGGTCGCCATTTCTTCCCTGACGTCGATCCTTGCGCGCTGGGTCACAAGACGCTGGCGGTCAATTTGTCGGATCTGGCGGCCATGGGTGCCAAGCCGCTCGGTTTTACCCTCGCGCTCGCCCTGCCCGACAGCGACCCTGCGTGGCTTGGGCCCTTCGCCGAGGGATTAGCCGCGCTGGCCGATCGTTATGACTGCCCGCTCATCGGTGGCGACACGACTCGAGGACCGCGCAACCTCTGTGTCACGGTTTTCGGTGCGGTGCCGGGCGCACACGCGCTGCGGCGCGACGCGGCGCAGCCCGGCGACGATATCTGGGTTTCCGGCACGTTGGGCGATGCGCGGCTGGCGCTCGGGGTATTGCGCAGTGAATGGCCGTTAAGCGATGCCGACTTCGATCAGGTGCGCCGTGCCATGGACTGGCCCGAACCGCAGATTACACTCGGCATGGCACTTCGCGGTGTGGCACGTGCGGCGCTCGACATTTCCGACGGCCTGCTCGGCGATCTCGGTCATATTCTCAAGCGCTCGGGGGTGGGGGCTCGGATCAACGTCGATGCGTTGCCGCGCTCGCGCGAACTTGCTGGGCAATCGCAGGCGATTCAGCGACTTTGCACACTGGCCGGCGGGGACGATTACCAACTGTGCTTCTGCGCCGACAGTGCGCAACGCGACCGAATTGCCGCCATCGGCAACGAACTCGGGATGCGCGTGACGCGTATCGGTACAATAGCGCTTCCTGATGCACGCCAGGCCCCGCTGCAATTACACGATGATACGGGGGCGCCTGTCGCTGCCGACTTCAAAAGTTTCGACCATTTCCAATGA